Part of the Leifsonia soli genome is shown below.
TCGCTGATGAGCATGGTCACCGGGTGCCGCTTCGCTAGGGCCCTCACGAGCCCGGCGGTGTAGCGGCTGATGCCGTCGTGCCGGCCGATGCGGGTGTAGCGGCAGTCGAACAGGATCCTCACGGTCGCTCCTCCGCGAGTTCGGCGACGAACCGCTGGATGGCGCGGGCCGCGGCCGCCGGGGTCTCGTAGTGGATGAGGTGGCCGACCTCCGGGATGACGACGAGCTCCGCCGCCGGGAACACCGTCTGCAGGCGGTACTCGGCCGCGATGGGCGTGATGTCGTCCTTCTCGGCGGCGACGAGCAGGGTGCGCTCCGGGATGCGCGCCGCGTACTCACTGACGTCGTGCGCGACGGAGGCGCGGAACGCCTCGAGCACGACGCGCCGGTCGCTGAACGCGGAGAAGTAACGGTCGTGCTGGTCGTGGATCCAGCGTCGCAGCGCCGGCTCCTTCGTCTTCGCCATGGCCATGCTCATCACGCGGACGATCACGCGGTTGCGCAGCAACGCGAACCCGAGCCGCTCGGGGAGCACCGAGGCGAGCCAGTAGTAGAACACCGCGAGCCGCGTGAACACACCGCGCGGGCCCTCGAGCGCGGGCTGGCCGATCGGGTTCACCAGCACGACGCCGGCGGGACGTTCGGCGTCCGCTGCGGTGTCCGCATCCGCCAGCGCACCGGCGACGACGATGGATCCGAAGGAGTGGCCGAGCAGCACCACCCGGCCGCTCAGCCCCGACGCGGCGACGAAGGCGCGCAGCCAGCGGCCGTAGCCGGCGACGTCATGCGCCGCCTCGGTCATCGGCGTCGACGCACCGAAGCCCGGGAGGTCGGGCGAGATCATGCGGATGCCGTGCAGCTGCGCGACCACCGGCTCCAAGCCGTGGTGATCGCCGCGGAAGCCGTGCACGAGCACCAGGGTGGTCGTCGCATCCCGGTCGCCGTAGTCCCAGAACCGCGTGGTCGAGCCCAGGACCGGGACCGCCTCTTCGCGCACGGGCACCCGCTCCAGAGCGGCGGCGTAGGGTGAGGAGACAGTCATCGCTTCCCAGTCTAGGCAGGACTGGACAGGGCACCGCTCGCACGCCCTAGACTTCACTGGATGTAATCGCTTGCACCGGATGCCGCTCCCCCGGCGGCCCGCCCGGCATCATCGAGTGCATCACCGCACCGTCCACGCACCGCCCCCGCTTCATCCCGCTCCGGCACCGCCCCCGAACCACCCCGCCAGAAGGAGAACCGTGAGTTTCACCGCGCCCATCACGCTGCCCGGGCTCGCCCTCGATCGGCAGTGGTACCGCCGGTCGGTCTTCTACGAGGTCATGGTCCGCTCGTTCGTCGACAGCAACGGCGACGGGTCCGGCGACATCGCGGGACTGACCTCGAAGCTCGACTACCTGCAGTGGCTCGGGATCGATGCGCTCTGGCTCCCGCCGTTCTTCCAGTCGCCCCTGCGCGACGGCGGCTACGACGTCTCCGACTTCACGTCGATCCTCCCGGAGTTCGGCACGATCGATGAGTTCCGCGAGCTCGTCACCAAAGCCCACGAGCGCAACATGCGCATCATCATCGACCTGCCGATCAACCACACCTCCGATCAGCACGAGTGGTTCCAGCAGTCGCGCTCCGATCCGGAGGGGCCGTTCGGCGACTTCTACGTGTGGAACGACACGGACGACAAGTGGCCGGACATCCGCATCATCTTCGTCGACACCGAGGACTCCAACTGGGCGTTCGACGAGGCCAGGCGGCAGTTCTACTTCCACCGCTTCTTCTCGCACCAGCCGGACCTCAACTTCGAGAACCCGGCCGTGCACGAGGCGATGTACGACGTCGTCCGGTTCTGGCTCGATCTCGGCGTCGACGGCTTCCGGCTCGACGCCATCCCCTACCTCTACGAGTCCGACGAGGGCAACGGCGAGGGCGAGCCGAAGACCCATGAGTTCATCATCAAGCTGCGCGAATGGGTCGACCGCGAGTACCCCGGCCGCATCATGATCGCCGAGGCCAACCAGTGGCCGCGCGAGGTGGCGGCGTTCTTCGGCAGCGAGGAGGAGCCGGAGTGCCACATGGCCTTCGACTTCCCGGTGATGCCGCGCATCTTCTACGCACTGAGGTCGCAGCAGGCCAGCGAGCTCGTCCGGGTGCTCTCCGAGACGACGGACGTGCCCGACGGCGCCGCCTGGGGCGTGTTCCTGCGCAACCACGACGAGCTGACGCTCGAGATGGTCAGCGAGGAGTACCGGCAGGCGATGTACGGCTGGTACGCCTACGACCCGCGGATGCGCGCCAACATCGGCATCCGGCGCCGCCTCGCGCCGCTGCTCGACAACTCCCGGGCGGAGCTGGAGCTGGCCCACGCGCTGCTGTTCTCGCTGCCGGGCAGCCCGTTCCTGTACTACGGCGACGAGATCGGGATGGGCGACAACATCTGGCTGCCGGATCGCGACAGCTCGCGCACGCCCATGCAGTGGACGCCCGACCGCAACGCCGGCTTCTCCAGCGCCGACCCGGGCAAGCTGTACCTTCCGGTGGTCCAGTCGCTGGTGTTCCACTACAACCAGGTCAACGTCGAGGCGCAGCTCGCGCAGTCGCGGTCGCTGCTGCACTGGATCCGCAACGTGATCCACGTGCGGAAGGCGCATCCCGTGTTCGGGCTGGGCGACATCCGCGTGCTGCCGACCGACCACGAGTCCGTCCTGGCGTTCGTGCGCTCGTACGAGGGCAGCGGCACGCACTTCGGCGACCAGCCGGAGGACGTGCTGTGCGTGTTCTCGTTCGCGCACAATCCCGTGTCGGTCACTCTGGAGGCGCCCGAGTTCGCCGGCCGCACGCTGTACGACCTGTTCGGAGGCGCGGAGTTCCCGACCGTCGCCGACGACGGCCGCTTCACGCTCACCCTCGGCACCCAGAACTTCTACTGGCTGCACATGGAGCCGCGCCGCGACTGACCCGTCCCCCTCCCGAGCTGCGACATCACGTCACCACTCGACCCGGATACCGGCAACGACTCACGACTCGGCGCGCCATCCACAGGGATGACGGTGGGTCGGCTTAGCCTGAGGGCATGAGCACGTGGCACCAGCGACTCGGGGTGTTCGACCTCGAGACCACCGGAATCGACGTCGAATCGGCCCGGATCGTCACCGCCCACGTCGGTCTCCTCGACGAGACCGGTGAGGTGCTGCACCGCCGCGACTGGCTGATCGACCCGCAGGTCGAGATCCCGGCCGAGGCGACGGCCGTCCACGGCATCACGACCGACCGCGCCCGCGAGCACGGAATGGATGCGGCCAGGGCGGTCGCGGCGATCGTTGCGCAGCTGCGCAGCCTGTTCGATCGCGGCATCCCCGTCGTCGCCTACAACGCGCCGTACGACTTCACGCTGCTCGACCGCGAGGCCCGCCGCCACAGCGTCGCCCCGCTCGTCTCCCCCGGCCCCATCATCGACCCGCTAGTCATCGACAAGGCGGTGGACAAGTACCGCCGCGGCAAGCGGACGCTCACGGTCACCGCGACCCACTACGGCGTCGACCTCCTCGCCGCCCACGACGCCGGAGCCGACGCCATCGCGGCCGGCCGGGTCGCGCAGGCGCTCGCCCGCATCCACGCCGAGGCCCTCGCCCTGGAGGCCGCTGAGCTTCACCGTCGCCAGGTGGACTGGTGCCGCGAGCAGGCCGCCGACTTCCAGGAGTACATGCGCCGGGAGCGCGACCCCGGGTTCACGACCTCGGGCGCGTGGCCCATCCGCTGAGCCCCCGCTGAGCTGCCACCCGCATGCGGGGGCTTCTGCACGCGCCGCTGGGCCGCTAGATTGTGCCGCATGAGCGACTCCAACCTGAACCCGCAGCCCCTCCCGCCGCAGCAGCCCGCCGGCTACCAGCAGCAGTACCAGGGCGCGCAGCCCGGCTGGAACACCATGTCGATCGTGGCCTTCATCCTGTCCTTCTTCGTCAACATCGTCGGCATCATCCTGGGCTTCATCGCCCTCAACCAGATCAAGCGCACCGGCGAGCAGGGCCGGGGCCTCGCGATCGCGGCCATCATTATCGGCTTCGTCTCGGTGGCCTTCGGCATCATCTTCGCCATCATCTTCTTCGCGTCGCTCGGCGCCGCGATGAGCAACTACAACTACAACTGACCGCCCGCCGCGGAACGACGAAGGCCCCCGTCCGGTGGACGGGGGCCTTCGTCGTGCGGCTTACTTGCCGAAGCTCTTGTAGCGCGAGTTGAACTTCTCGACGCGGCCGGCCGAGTCCATGATGCGCTGCTTGCCCGTGTAGAACGGGTGCGACTCGGAGGAGATCTCGACGTCGATCACCGGGTAGGTGTTGCCGTCCTCCCACTCGATGGTCTTGTCGCTCGAGACGGTGGAGCGGGTGAGGAACGTCGCACCCGAGGCCAGGTCGCGGAAAACCACCGGGGC
Proteins encoded:
- a CDS encoding alpha/beta fold hydrolase; the protein is MTVSSPYAAALERVPVREEAVPVLGSTTRFWDYGDRDATTTLVLVHGFRGDHHGLEPVVAQLHGIRMISPDLPGFGASTPMTEAAHDVAGYGRWLRAFVAASGLSGRVVLLGHSFGSIVVAGALADADTAADAERPAGVVLVNPIGQPALEGPRGVFTRLAVFYYWLASVLPERLGFALLRNRVIVRVMSMAMAKTKEPALRRWIHDQHDRYFSAFSDRRVVLEAFRASVAHDVSEYAARIPERTLLVAAEKDDITPIAAEYRLQTVFPAAELVVIPEVGHLIHYETPAAAARAIQRFVAELAEERP
- the treS gene encoding maltose alpha-D-glucosyltransferase; amino-acid sequence: MSFTAPITLPGLALDRQWYRRSVFYEVMVRSFVDSNGDGSGDIAGLTSKLDYLQWLGIDALWLPPFFQSPLRDGGYDVSDFTSILPEFGTIDEFRELVTKAHERNMRIIIDLPINHTSDQHEWFQQSRSDPEGPFGDFYVWNDTDDKWPDIRIIFVDTEDSNWAFDEARRQFYFHRFFSHQPDLNFENPAVHEAMYDVVRFWLDLGVDGFRLDAIPYLYESDEGNGEGEPKTHEFIIKLREWVDREYPGRIMIAEANQWPREVAAFFGSEEEPECHMAFDFPVMPRIFYALRSQQASELVRVLSETTDVPDGAAWGVFLRNHDELTLEMVSEEYRQAMYGWYAYDPRMRANIGIRRRLAPLLDNSRAELELAHALLFSLPGSPFLYYGDEIGMGDNIWLPDRDSSRTPMQWTPDRNAGFSSADPGKLYLPVVQSLVFHYNQVNVEAQLAQSRSLLHWIRNVIHVRKAHPVFGLGDIRVLPTDHESVLAFVRSYEGSGTHFGDQPEDVLCVFSFAHNPVSVTLEAPEFAGRTLYDLFGGAEFPTVADDGRFTLTLGTQNFYWLHMEPRRD
- a CDS encoding exonuclease domain-containing protein gives rise to the protein MSTWHQRLGVFDLETTGIDVESARIVTAHVGLLDETGEVLHRRDWLIDPQVEIPAEATAVHGITTDRAREHGMDAARAVAAIVAQLRSLFDRGIPVVAYNAPYDFTLLDREARRHSVAPLVSPGPIIDPLVIDKAVDKYRRGKRTLTVTATHYGVDLLAAHDAGADAIAAGRVAQALARIHAEALALEAAELHRRQVDWCREQAADFQEYMRRERDPGFTTSGAWPIR
- a CDS encoding DUF4190 domain-containing protein, giving the protein MSDSNLNPQPLPPQQPAGYQQQYQGAQPGWNTMSIVAFILSFFVNIVGIILGFIALNQIKRTGEQGRGLAIAAIIIGFVSVAFGIIFAIIFFASLGAAMSNYNYN
- a CDS encoding type B 50S ribosomal protein L31; this translates as MKTGIHPDYAPVVFRDLASGATFLTRSTVSSDKTIEWEDGNTYPVIDVEISSESHPFYTGKQRIMDSAGRVEKFNSRYKSFGK